ttttttttgtcattttgaaatgttcaacaaaattagtccattttcatttatgaaaactGTCTATCACATGGTGGACTATATTATTCaatcacaatataattaattatcattataaacactatttttttaaatgggatcatttctccactcataatacaaGAACCatctttattaaaacccgtgtcatcctttactaggactatttttgtggacggatcgGAGGTAGTATATTGAATACTTTAAAGTTACGCGAGCTTATTTAGGTTTAATTGAGTTGAAatgaaatttctaaatttttagattaattatatttgaaataattacacttttctttaaaaatataattaattcacAACCTAGTATAGTCATTgttttcttataacaaataaaGTACGAGTCAGGATGATGAGGAATAAAAGCTGTATAACTTAGGGAATAATCAAatcaaatgtataaaataaGGAATACATATCTTCTTCggcatattattttattacacgAGGTAATTAAGCATAGCGTTATTAAATAAGGAATATATAATAGGAATGATGGAAACCGAATGATATGTTGACCACGTAAGAGCAAGGGGCCTCTAACCAACGGTAGGAACGCTATTGACTATGCCATTGGCGTCTACAAACACCAAAACTCTATCACAAAAGATAGCCGGAATCCATACTGTTTCCGGTGTGATTATAACTGCATTCACCGACGGGTTCTCCTTTTCGATAGTAGCCACCGCCACATCTCCGGCTACCCCCACAAGCTCCGGCCACGAGCTCTTACCAACATCTGCGTATCAATTAATTTATGTTCCACAACAACGAAATTTTTCAATAGTGACATGAGTTCTGAAGAATTGACATGTATCCTAAAAAGTGTTGCTTAATAGAATTGTAACATAGCTATGcgtgtcacaaaaataaaagcATGTAGTCAAAATATTGTGTATTGATTTTTGTAAGTAATAAAACTTACTTACACTTTTATATTAGTAAATGCATGTCTAGATGTGAATTTCTGCCAAACTATGTAGCAAACCTTGAGACACGTCACTTAATGTCACAAAAATTATGTCATTAATAGACTATTTTGTTACAGTGCTCTACTCTACCAACTAACTCATCATCATATTTTTAACGATAGCTCAAAACACGAATTTCATGACATTACAACATGCTTGAGACTGTTGTTACGTACCTGGGCAATAATCTTCAGAcgacatctctctctctctctctcttgtaattaatgtatatataaaatatgtgATGGAGTTGCATGAttgtgcagcagcagcaggtaTTTATAGGCGAAAAGATGATGATGTTTCTTATCGTGTACGATTTATGAAGATGTATCAAAAGTCTTGtgtttattaaagaaaatagaaaagtaaAAGGGAcgaaaatcatttaatcataaATCAAAATGTATTGCTACTTTAATTGCCATTGAAAAACTTAATTCACGCAACGCAAGAAATGTAAATGATATTTAGGCAATGAAGAGAAATCTCCATTTTGCGCATGTGTTTCGTTGACAACCAAACTATCCAGCTAGATATATGACCGTCAAGATATGGATGATGTCTTTGTCTGTAGAGGTTTACCatttcaaaaaaatacaaaaacaaaatgACCAAGACTTTGGCAATTAAATCAgtgtatttaattgtaaaatcctaacttcgtgtcaaatatagatttttggcaattaaaatttgtgtattttcatgtaattttccttttttttaatgaatgtATAATGTATTAATTCACAATTTAGTAAGTAACCTAAtacattatttaaaataaaaataaaaataaaggttGCAATTCAACAGAGGCTTTCATGTAGAATAAATCTTGCCTATAtacttcatgtatttttttttcttttattaaatcTCGACTACTTCATCACTTtaaagaaaggaaaataaatatataacgtTCAATcataataattgataaaaatgacTAGCAAAGTAGGTGTTCGATCGAAAAAGTAGTCATTGGGTGGCTACCGATCCAACGGCTACTTATATTTTTTGGGTTGGgaaataaattttcattttgcaaaaaaaaaaatcaaattatatatttttttattgtattacTTTGACAGTTAAGTAATGGGCCCAAtacattatttaaatattataattaacattaaaattaaaactaagcTCACAATTCAACACATGTATTGACCGAGCATACATAATTGTGTTGTGATTAATTACATGTTTTTCTTACACTCCTCTTACACaagtataattatataaaaatatattgtaagattttttacaaaattcaaGTGTTCATCAACATCCAATGGTATATTAGTCCATTTACTAATTAAAGTGAATgcctttaaatattttttacgaAATTCAAGTGTTCATCAACATCCAATGGTAttggagatggc
The sequence above is drawn from the Salvia miltiorrhiza cultivar Shanhuang (shh) unplaced genomic scaffold, IMPLAD_Smil_shh original_scaffold_386, whole genome shotgun sequence genome and encodes:
- the LOC131004383 gene encoding inhibitor of trypsin and hageman factor-like; this encodes MSSEDYCPDVGKSSWPELVGVAGDVAVATIEKENPSVNAVIITPETVWIPAIFCDRVLVFVDANGIVNSVPTVG